In the genome of Arachis stenosperma cultivar V10309 chromosome 6, arast.V10309.gnm1.PFL2, whole genome shotgun sequence, the window CGTATGGGTAAGAATGGAGGTAAAGTAAGGCAAGGTAATGGTAAACGAGCCCATCAGGCTTACATAAACACTGCATGTAAGTGATGCGAAAAAGAGCATGATAACAGGTCTTGCCAGTTTGGATCACCTAACTGCTATGCTTGTAGAGAACTTGGACATATTGCCAAGGATTGTCCAAAGGGATTTACTTGAAATCCAGTTAGCACTCAACAACAAGGACGAGTGTTTGCTATCACTATTGACGATGTTGTGCAATCGAACACCCTCATTCAAGGTCAGGTTATGTCAAGAATCGATTTCCAACTGTACTGTATGATTCGGGTGCATCGCATTCTTTATTTCTCTAATTATTGCTCACGAGTTAGGATTATATTTccttaaattgaatttttacttgATTTTCCATACACCTGCATCCCAAAATGCTTTGACCAGTTTAGTGTGCCTGCAAGTACCACTCGCTATTAGGAACAGGACTTTTATACACGATCTAATCTGTTTATCTCCATCTGGTTTAGAAgttattttaggattagattgattatctaagtatcatgttttctttgattattttaaaagaactACTGTTATTCCATCTAATAGTCTATGTACTAAACTATTTTTGTCCTACACCTTATATCTGAATTCTGTAAGAGTTACCTTAGGTGGGAGTGATTGTGAGGGGTACGTTCTGTTAGCGGCTAGCTCGAATGATAGTGAATTAAGCTTAGAACAAATCCAAATGGTGAAAGAATTTCCTGATGTTTTCTTGGATGACATACCTGAGTTTCTTCCGCAGCAAGAGATAAAATTCAGCATTGATCTAGTACCTGGAACCGAACCGATTTTCATAGCACCGTACCGGATGTCACCATTGCTTGCAGAGCTGAAAGAGCTATGAGATAGGATCGTAGTGGCCTATGGAAGTACAAGAACAGAATTTGTGTGCCTAACTCTGGAGAATTGCAATAAAAGATTCTTACAGAAGCTCATCAAAGCAGACTTTCTATGCATCTTGGAGTGACGAAGATGTATTGAGATTTGGAACAAATATTCTGGTCGCCGGACTTAAAGAAAGAAGTAGCTGATTATGTCTCAAGGTATTTAACCTGCCAGAAGGTGAAGGTGGAACATCAGAAGCCGTCAGGAACCCTGCAACCCTTAGAAATACCACAATGGAAATGGGAGCAGATTACTATGGATTTTATCACGAGATTTCCAAGAACCTCAACAGGACGTAGTGccatttgggtgattgtggacagTCTGCCAAAGTCGGCGTGCTTCTTTTCGATTCGAGTTGACTATACTTCAGAAAGGCTCgaatgaatatatatattcaaGAAATCATACGACTACATGGGATACCTTCGTAAATTGTCTCGGATCAAGTTTCGAGGTTTACTACTAGATTTTAGGGAACTTTTTAAAAAGCGTTGGAAACAGAATTGCACACGAGTATAGCATACCATCCTCAGATAGACGGACAATCAGAGCAGATAATCCAGACGTTAGAAGAGATGTTACGATCATATATGATAGACAACCAAAGCAGCTGGGATAAGTATTTGCTTTTGGTCAAATTCATCTACAACGACAGTTTCCAATAAAGTATCGGGATGGCACCATATGAAGCTCTCTATGGAAAAAGATGTCGGACACCATTGTGCTGGAATGACGATGGAGAAGCTAGTGTCTTAGGTCTAGACTTAGTGTAAGAAACTACTGAGAAGATAAAGGAGATTCGTCGGAAGATCCAGACAGCACAAAGCCGTCAAAAGAGCTATGCCGATAATAGACGTAGACCCTTAGAGTTTAGTGACGGAAACCGTGTCTTGCTAGAAGTAACTTCGATTACTGGAATAGGTAGAGCCCTTAAGACTAAAAGGCTTAACCCGCAATACATGGAACCTTTCCAAATACTTAAAAGAGTCGGTCTAGTAGCTTATCAAATAGTCCTTCCTCCTTATTTATCAAACCTTCATGATATTTTTCATGTCTCACAACTTAGGAAATATATTCCCGATGAGAGTCACATTTTACGACCAGAAACAGTACACTTATGAAATCATTTGACATATCAAGCATCACCAGTTCAGATCGTAGAAAGAAGTGATGAGCAGCTAAGAGGCAAGACTGTTCGCTTAGTCAAAGTAACATGAGAACCAATGGGAAAAGAAGAGCACACTTGGGAACTGGAAGATAAGATGAAAACTAATTACCCGCATCTATTCTCAGgtaactgaaattttgagggcaaaattttcttttaggagggtagaatgtaacaaccctgatttttgAGTACctgagatcttttctgaaagtacggatttctccggaagatcagtaaagggaacacctctgttatatcatcaagcatctcaatcctcattatcattatgtcATTCCTAAGCTAGAACCTTCtctgaggcaagctcgataatgcaatcgtgaagaacctagtttttgaaccgtatcggttggcagttttgattctgattttcgtaaatagtctctgtttgacgaaccggactcgattcatgagaggagagagataatagtataatattatcattatattagtattagaaaattcttgaatgatattataaggttacctagtcaatttttgttaaaaatagaaaatcggtttaatcgggtttacggtttactggtgcagcttagcaccaggaCTCTCTGATGaatttagcaatgctaaggcctcatcatacatgttttattctcatattaaatatgttactagtgtcatttatgctagtagctcagaaaataatttttagagatatttttacaagtgttccgatacacctagttttagtagttgtaaaccagagatattttaatattattttaacccacctccaagccaaccaatcacaactcaccctacacccccaaaacccccaaggctgcctcatttcatcattttggccgaaaataacaagagagaaaagagagaaaccttcatgaacacttaatcttcaaagcttgatttcttctgaactaaaactcaaatcaaaactccgatttcaccaaaatgatcctctcttcttcctctacataaccatataacatatcaaggctggaaataaggtgaaatggctgtctccctccctcttcaattcggttttcaaggaaaaccatgtaaacatgtgttttcttgatgtttttccttaggaatcatgcttaacttgacttgagagccaagaaacgtgaatttccagcaactctaaggtgatatatctcttcctaacatgctgagtgagatttggtcagttgagggtttttggatttaaagttgttcttgatgtgatttaggaggaaaaagtgcttaaggaccacctgaaagtttaaccgaattaggagcagcaaaaccaggtagggtttgacgaatttaatcttgattgattatgtttgagttgtgtgattatgatatggtttggctgtgcttgaaattgattgtttgtatgaGTAATTCTAGTTGaaatttttgtgaaaatttgatgaaatttgatgaaattcaagctatgaatgtgtgttcttatggctgctggaaaacgaaaccctagagcttaaattggggttcaatttgtgttgaaatcatgtggaaaagatggggttttagtggctgggaatttattttgaattatggtaaaaatcggttgctgaaaagactgaaaaacaggtaaaaacagagaaagaatccgAAGAATTtataaagaacatgaagaacactttgagtgtgatgaagaacaatgaagaacaggccttagatcttaaaaagggcaaggaagtaaaatttttggtgtttaaggggttgtttggtaatttctgaaagttagggtggtaaaagtagaaatattaaaagttacgggtggtaaaaagtgaattttaaaggttaaaagtaaaagtgagttaattttcgaaaatttaataataaaataataaataataataaaatattaaataataatatttaattaaaaataatattttaataaaaataataaaataatgcagaaaaggcagttttctgtaaaagctttagaaagacaactttaagtgcagaatctcataattaccttcataaaacacttagggagtggtaataacatgttaaagaggaaaagataaagaaaatataaaagttaaagaaaagataaaaatcggagaaaaagtctgtaaagttttaacgacagaaaaacagacagagactagtgaacgaactagTGCAACTTAGTTAGTCTTTGAATTGCGAATAGGATTAGGCATTATATGAAAAGCTAGACTGTTTCaatatagacttaatgaacctatacttgggacatgctaactattcataccgaaatttacataagctttaaatacatacgttaaacagagaaatcagagcagagtaaagaaacacagagaacagagtaaccagagcagaataaagggatacagagaaaagagtaatcagagcaaagtaaaaagacaaagagaaaagagtaaggtgataaagagaaatggtttgaattaagatgttgtaaaagtgaaagatgtaaagtttgtacagaatgattgaacagagaaagaaagaggtactgcataagaatgtgaaaatgatgatgaatagtgagaatgatgatgaatgatgataatgagaatgattatatgatgatttgttgcttgaggcaacccaagagatattatatatatatatatatatatatatatatatatatatatatatatatatatatatatatatttgttgcttaatgcaacccaagagatattatatatatatttgttgctTAATGCAATCcaagaaatattatatatatatatttgttgcttaatgcaacccaagagatattatatatatatttgttgcttaatgcaacccaagagatattatatatatatatatatatatatatatatatatatatatatatatatatatatatatatatatatttgttgcttaatgcaacccaagagatgtTTGTTTATTTATCTGTTGCCCTGAGGCAACCTAAGAGTAATTTTCCATTCCCAAGAGTATATTTCCTGTGAGTAGAaagcagaggctgtctcaatagagctgctaataattatatgcgcatttatttgaacggagaatcgtatccgggaaatcgtgaactcgtgaccggataaatgtcgggaatgcaggtgctaaccgacacatgagctcatggcctgtactaggactagacatgcatcattcttgtctgcgcatcattctctgttgcattcctttctgtgtgtgatctatttctttgtgtttgtctgcttatatgctatttctatgttttattttcttgtattcttttgtttgtgttctgctttctattgcctctactttctctttctatctttaccttttggtTACTGCTTTGCTATATTCTATTATTTGCCTgctaatcgaccccaaataaatgaatataactaataaccccgaccctcctaagaactccccagttcttaccccttctctctcccttcccctttcagatggaagcaagagtttctttccgtagttcgctgacgACCGTTTGCAAAAAGcattccgctctaggtagtcttctgagtctagggtgaatcccattctctgtttatatgtatatactgtgagaccagccaatgtCCGCACCCCGTTTGTACGtgaactttaacctaaatcctgtgtacgagactcctgttgtgtggctacttgatgaggtaccagagagacgtcatatggcaatgtctgatcgtgcagaggagtagcagatgatgttctatcttttgatgacgttccacctgacttgagttgtgaagacttagaacgtactttcccttgctttagtagtttagagggactaggtgagtatagagtttAGGCTAACcagggtgccagcttagggacctcttgaacaggtcaggacctgggatgttgtatgtatatatatgtatatagttattatctagctatatctaggggtgttctaactaacagtctatattctaataaagcctgaatcaccgaatgttgtcaactacttgtggtgtgtttatgtgtggttgtttgtaactgttttatatattgttagttgtgaattgattatgaatgatactgtttgttaatccaaatgttttcaaaaaaaagtaccttgtaaaataactacgcttttaacaacgaatcaggctcatataataaataatagataataattaggtagacaagttggtagccctcagtttctagtatgatcatgacgtaccagaaattgggtcgttacagcATACAGGACAACATTCAAAACTCCTATTGGGAAATCACCTTTTCAATTGCTGTATGGAAAATCCTGTCACCTTCCTGTGAAGCTAGAACACAAAGCCTATTGGGCCACTAAACTCCTAAATCTTGActctcaagcagcaggagagaaaaggcTACTACAACTGAATGAGTTGGATGAGTTCAGGTTGGAAGCCTATGAGAATGctaagatatacaaggaaaaggctaagagatggcatgacaagagaatCTCAAAGAAAGAGTTCAAACCAGGACTGCAAGTGCTCGTGTATAACTCTAGACTCAAGGTTTTCCCTGGAAAACTCAAGTCCAAATGGACTGGCCCCTACTTGGTGACAAAGGTCCTCCCTTATGGAAGCCTTGAACTTCTGAATGAAGCCACAAAGGACATCTTCACAGCAAATGGTCACAGAGCAAAGCATTATTTAGGAGGCCCTAGGAACAAAGAGGAAAGCATCCATGAGCTGGGATGAACAAGAATGAAGGaagtcaagctaatgacattaaaagagcgcttgttgggaggcaacccaaccggaggtagttttctttccttagctatataaataaaaaagggggTTAAGTATGTTTATCTGCATTGCAAGGAGTTAAGTTTGGagttgcacaccaaaataatttaagAGTAAATGTGTggtcctaagtttggtgttccactaAAAAGTTCATTAAGAACACACTACACCCTTCTGCAAGATTAATCACTAACTCCAAACAATCAGAGAAACTACTTAACACTTGTTTAGTTTCtagattatattttattttctttaaaagcACAAGCTTTCATCTAAAGCATAACAGACagtggcaaggaactaagtttggtgttcacacaccaaagtaagttcaaaagccTACAAACATTCATGCATGATTAACTATTTTTCAAGGGCTTGgagaacaagcaacttccacTATCATTGCAGAAAATTATTCAGCTTTTTGGGAGGACTGTACATCATCAAGAAAAGCACAAATGTCGAGAAGGATGATGAAGGACTTAGCAAGAAAACTCcaaaaggttgtattgttaagtgattgTCTCATATTAAAAACTGATATGATTCGAAGTGATATTGTACCCCTATCTGTCTGCTTAGTATCACTTTTATGTAGTTTAATAACTGAGATATTTGATGCATTACAGCACCATACTCTTGAAAATTGCTTGCACTTAATATTTCAAAAATGCATCAAAGAACAAGTCTTTGAAGAAAAAGATTGAGgaatcaaaaatatattttgaggcaagcaaaagattaagagaagtggtggttctagttatatgattgtgtattgaggttgcCTGTTTATgtaaacttgcatgggagctcataggcaggaaaTAAAATTCGACGAAATGTTGTGGAGATTTTCAAACATTTATTGATCCAAGAAGTAGcaacaaaaggaaataaaagaaacagcaaaaacaaaagaacatggcAAAAGTCTCTGAGTATCAATTACTatgaggaaaaagaaagaaataagaactcAAAGAGTTACTATCCTGgttaaatgcttgtggtagAATTGTGTCAAAGatagaggcttgagcaagtaaatcctaaggggtgctttaacatttaataccttaaaaccaactggtttgggagtattgattgaaagcttgtctaaagagccgctttgagacatgacacttagagttAATGTCAAAACACATAAACTAtgagctgcttcaaggtgattacctATAGAGAGATCTCCATGATATCATTTGAATGAAAATCCTACGATCTAAGACTTCCAAGATGTAGGGACTAGTAAGCACTGAAGCCCTTGCATGAGCATAAAatttagagttcaccccactgtcacttaatcacttcactcacaAAGCATTACAAGTTATTCTTCAATCCATTCCATTTAAAAGAACCTTTGTGCataattcttttcttgcttggggacaagcaaggtttaagtttggtgttgtgatgacaagtaaTCTTATGCTAGTTTTACTAGCATTTTTCCTTGCTTTTATTAGGTTTATTACACTTTCTTGCACAATAAGTAAGTGATTGGAGTAGAATTTCATGTTGATCTTGaatcaatcaaacattgttaattttatgcaaaatcatgagatttatgcacaATCTAGTTGATTATTATGAACCTTATGATTTTGGTGAGACTTTGATTTCTTGTTTAATTAATGGCAGGTGAAAAATTgatgaaaagaaaaagcaaagaaGCAAGGTGCAGTCGAACACTGTGTTCATTTGATGAACGTTACGTTCACATGCGACGTGCACGCGTACAAGACGCCTCCGCGTGGAAAAGCAATTTTGGAAATCCATGCGTAGGCGTGCATGGTGCGCACACGTAGATTGAGGATCAGCGTTCACCAACAATGAACGCTACGTTCATTTTGAGTGTACGCTTGCAATGCTTTCAGAATTTGAAATTGAAGATGGGCATCGACGCGCACACGTGCATGATGCGCACGCATCGATGTGACGATAGTGGTGGATTGGCACACATGAGTACAAGACACTGGAGCGCAGAAGTGATATTTTGCCATCCACgtgcacgcgcacaaggcgtgCACGCGTGAAGAGCGTTCATGGCGCGAACGAAGCATTCAGTCAACCAACGCTGGCAAGGGACGCACACGCATGTAGTACGCGCACGCATCGATGATGAAGAATGCCAGGGACGCACACGCACGAAGGACGCTTTCCCGTCGGTGAATGAATACTGCGTTCAAATTCAGAACGCTGCGTTCCCCTGGAGCTGCAACCAAGTACTAGTCCTAACCCACTTCATCAGAGGCCAAAAAGCCCACTCCAAGCACTGAATGAGGAAATttgaaagtgtataaa includes:
- the LOC130934070 gene encoding uncharacterized protein LOC130934070, which encodes MEMGADYYGFYHEISKNLNRTNWVVTAYRTTFKTPIGKSPFQLLYGKSCHLPVKLEHKAYWATKLLNLDSQAAGEKRLLQLNELDEFRLEAYENAKIYKEKAKRWHDKRISKKEFKPGLQVLVYNSRLKVFPGKLKSKWTGPYLVTKVLPYGSLELLNEATKDIFTANGHRAKHYLGGPRNKEESIHELG